tccgttttatataatttttgttttaattttatggctTTGGCATTTTATTTCGTTTGTGTAAGATTTTCATTAGCTGCTTGGACATAAAATACGGTTTCTCCTCGGAACCATCGTTACGTTCACAATCTTCCactaaattataaataaattaattattatttttattatttaaaaatacaaaattaaacttacaGAAACACAAAAATAGTGTATCAACTGCCATAGAATATACGCCGAAAAATACACTTGTGATCAAAAATGTTGCAATTACAACAATTGTAATTGGAACAGCTACATAATTCAATGGTGGATCACTTGGTCTATTTTCAAGGTAATAATATGTGCCGACACCAGCAGCACCAGTTAGAAGCAATTTTGAAAGGAAGAACAAGAAATCGGTTACTTTGTCTACAGCAACAACGCGGAGAAAGTTTCTCATTAGAAGATTAAAAGAGTCCTTAGCACTAGCACAAAAGTTTTTGCCATGAATGGCACACATAATGTATGCATTTTTGTTGATGAAACGTAAAAAGTTTTCCAAACACCAAAAGAAGCATTTCATGCAGCAAAAGATTGCTCTAGTAACGCTATTGTCGAATTTCTTTAGCTTTTGATCGATGTATTCTAGAACGACACGAATAAAGCGGCATATTGTTAAGATGAAGGCTCCTAGCGCCACTGTTCCTAAATGATAGCGCACTGTACGACCAAAAGCTCGTGTGAGGACGAAATATGGAACATCAGATTTATGGAATGTCCAGTACCAGGTTGCGAAAGTTGCTGCCAAGACCATTTCACCTAGTGCTGAGATGAAGAATGACAACCACAAAAATCCAATAAAGTtgtaaatctgaaaaaaaaaaaaaaatttggaaagcATTTATTGCGAGTGTAAAATTGAAATAGTTATTGAATTCATTTTCTCATACTAAAGATACGAGGCTAAAATGTATACCAAATGAAACATAAGTCTATATTGCAATCTTGGCAACCTTATAAGTGTTGATATAAGGGTCAAAATTaggaggtgggaaatttcgatgaccgaattcttaaaaaatcaacattgttttatgataaaaatttcatgctcaaatgttcgctttagcTATAATTTGTCGGTTTatgaacgggcagagcacaaaaatgtatatttttcaatataccgcaaaaccccaaaaattagtactaaaaaaacgttcctcgaaatggtggtaatctcttcaaaacgactttaggggtctagaaatagtatcaatgtgaatgatTTTAATATCATATTAATGAAGTAGGTCCTTAATTAATCAAATatgactttatttcttgggacagagaccgatttctataaaaaaatgcttttatgcacGTCCGAAACACTTTAGGACATATGTAGGTTTTTCTTTTGTGTTCTTGTaacatttttgtcaaaagtgcatattacagccatacttagATAGAATACTGAGTAagactacattatttattcagattctaagagcgttcccagaaatgacgttttgaccttaatttatttttattttgtaggaaTGTCACAAAgttaaacgaaatatttttgagattatattgcaGTAAcctcgatttttgatcataatatcaccaaaaaattaacatttcaatTTAACTAATCCCCAAAAACAAGCCTTCCCCGAATGACAGTCAATTGATGCAcgctacttaaaaatgaaactaaaactggcttctaacatacattttatatatttattcataaaaataggtgtggaatgataaatctatataaaatcaactttaaaaactgcttgcaCTACTTTAAGAAATGTTGGTATTATGCGTaatttttcttgggacaacttttattaatgtataaaaaataacaaatcttaattttttgtaagagatgtaccaatTTATAAAGAGTACTGTAAATATGTAGTGTTAGTGGGGAGAccacaaaaaatgacaaataatAGGGATGtagaaatttttctttaaaatagggttgacACATCGAAGTTCCCATTTTATTTGTGGCaacctcgttttttttttcattttaagtatcaacttatcttttaTTTGATCTCTAACCATATGACGCAACGGGCGCCTCTCTGACTTTAAAGtatatctttatttttaattcattctAAACTTACTTGgaaataagaaacaatttttggatTTCCAATGCCTTCAAAGAAACATCCAGTTTCCACACACGGATTATTTTGTCCTGAGAATAATGCTAATCCAGATGGTTGAAGGAAGCAGTTGTTTTGAAACAGGACAGGATCACACTGTGCTCCACGTGTATAATTTATTGCAACACCTTCACAGTTGCAAACTTCGTTTGAATCTCCAGACCTTGTTACAATGAAAGATGGATCTCCAACTGACGCCAGGAACAATCCAATTATAACCGATATTGCAATGGTACACATGCATAAAATCCAGGGAAAAATGGGAAAGAAAACAGTTGCCACTACACATGAAACTGCTCTgttaatttaataagaaaataaatttgtgagtGATTTTTGATCTGAGAATTCAATAATTTGAGTACTTACTTGCTTCCTTCTTTAACCAGAGCTACTGCTATTCCAATTCGACTTCGAAGAACAATTACCAAGAGAAATATTACAATAAACATTATACCAAGAATTATGGAGGCATAAAGCCAAACTTTGGCatcttggaaaatatttttaactgcCGATGATAGGTTAAGCGAATGATTTGGAACAGCAGATGTATCTTTCCAGTAGTTATATTGTCCAATACTAAAGTAGACTCCTATAATTAAAAAATCTCTTGGATGTTGAATAAACATTAAATATAACATCTTAAGaattttttaccaaaaccaAGTCCGATCAATACTCCAAGAATAGAAAGCCAAACTAGAGGTGTTGCAACCCATCTCATCAGAGCAATGAAAACAAGAGATGCTGCCATTGTTACCACCAGAACCAAGAAAATTGTAGGCCATGAGCTAATGACATCTTCTACTATTTTCTCGCCAACCTAAAATAAgattttattgttgtttatttcatttatataaaataagataaaattattaatCACATTATACATCATATTATGAAAAAGGGTAGGTATTTGTGCTTGATTTTCATactatattttcaaatttcttaagtacctagttttttttaactgatatttttttgtgggaAAGGATACTTATGATGATCTGTACATtggccttttttttttacaaatttctaaaaaaattcatacaagtGTCTTCGTTTTGCTACGACTAACTGAtctatttacaaaataaataaaggtTTTATTGGTTTAAATCTTCAAAGGAATGCAAGCGTACAttttaggcgtgttttttctaatactcagtagctactcatttttcattttattcgcaaaacaataataaaaattacacaagtatgtatttgtttttattgtttttcgaataaaataaaaaaataagtagctgctgagttgtagaaaaaacacgccttttATTAGAacaatttgaaaactttttacaaacaaaaactgGGTTTTCGTAAAAGGATCAATTAAAACActaaaaaatgtgattttaaaGCACACTGACGATATGTCGTTGTTggataaaaattgaattaaaatatatgtacataagttAATTGTGGAAATAGAAATTACAGTTGTCACTTTTAGAATACTGACTTGTACCCATATTATAAGGGAGGAGCACTGAAGATATCAGAGTCAAATTTGTTAAAGTATTGTTTGCCCAATCCAAAATTTATAGAGCAAGGTTTTATTCAGTGATGTATgtattaataaaagaaaaacaaaggtGATCTGTACAATTTTGTGtgataaaattgtgttttttataattttaggttttcaatagaaaaaaaaaatgttacacatacgccacagtgactgtTTAAGTTAATACTTAAAACAAATCATAAACGATTTTCTAATGCTGGCGAAACATTGAAAGTGCTTTACTGATGTTGCccactaaatatttagtcccttaTGTTTCCTCAGTGTGTCCTTTCTCAAGAGGAATAAGATGTTCTGGATGACTAGTATAGTACGACGACGGACGTGTGCTTAATACCAGTAGGGAAACAACCAAcagtttaaaatcaaattcCACCAGTTCAAAGAACTTGCTAGGTAGCATGTTTTTTCGATGTAATTTATTTTGAGGTCTTTTAGAGTTATGATATGATATAGTTTTTGCTAAAGAGTCAATATCATAGGCAAAAACGTTCTCAgggaaaaaattacttaatatcGAGCTAGATCCcacgaaaataaaatgcacgactggggtcgcacgtactaaCTCTTATGGTATAAGAAAATCGTGAgatccgttttttaaaaaaataattttttatatatacaaatttttttaaattaaaaaaaaaatttggtatgccattttgaagaaaaaattaatttacaattAAAAACTAAATCTCGAAACATTTCAAacacccgttttcaaaaaatgtatttttcaaaaaaaaagttttgaaatatttttttaaaaatccaaaattgtgttttttgaaaattttctaacatttaaatataacggttaattaaaacatatttgtatgaaaattgtcgttgaaatcggttctagggcaggtaccgttagtaacctttaaagaaatgttttttttaatcaaaagttgggtcttgtttgtaaaattatacacaaaattttgtatcaaaatcgttagagctgttttcgagttattgggtataacttgaaaaatttgtatgggaggtacactttctaagtgagacataaaaaaaaaaaaaacaactttcagaattctataaaaatcatctgcacCAAATCCGTCCACGcatttaggctgtggaaatgtgtgcagatatggacgtacagacgcaccgacggaattgcgagaccaatttttcggaattctccatcatcgtaatgttggttttgattaaaacctcaaatttttttttcgacacgaaaccaatacttgtcctttagagcaagtaaaaagagcattcgattgaattttttgaaaaggactGGAAAcatggattttaaaaatttgttatattttttacattatcaagaaataattttttttacaattttttccgAAATTGTTTGGTCAAACTGTTTCGAActaatatttatacaatttgatctaaattttgtattatttttttactattcgCGTGAAAATTGGTTAGTTATTTGCGAgattaaataattttactccTTACTGAAAAAGTTGCGAACATTAGGAAAacttttcttcttaaaaaaaaattaaagctggAAAACCTATTAGACTTTAAGTAGTGAGTTGACAAAAAGTTAACTCTGGGAGAGGTTATCAAGATTTAACTcggaatttcaaaaatctatcGACATCAAAATAAATCTTTCAACGTTGAGAATGAAGCTATAGATTTGTATGGTGAACGGGTTTATTTAGTCCATCAAAATTGCCAAAGTTCTTGAGTTTATCTCTTTATGAGTTAACTCAACTTTAAAACAAGGATGATCTAGTTTTTCAAAACTGGATCTTAGACAGTCTCTCTCATAAACCCAATCTGGCTTAGAGCCGTTTGCTGATCGAAACTTAATCGTTTTAATTCAATATatatccttatgtgacagtttacgcagagaaaaaaagtagagaacaagagtttatgttcaacataaattatttatgtttcgattcagcaaatggcccgttgtgtttaaaaatacagaatttttaaattcgtaatTAAAGTAAGTGTTGAATACTAGTGTCCgtgtttaatttgtttgtatatGTTTCTTACCCCATTGAGATCTGCATTCAGCATTCTTTCGGTGATTTTAGTTAATTCCGGCGAAAGCTTTATATCATGAACCAATCGATTTATACCTTCAACATCCGATGGTACACATCGTTTTGACACTAATAAATTTGAAACAACATTTTATGATATAACGGCGGattgaaaaattgttattcacttgacattttaacatttttttgttaaacattaACAAAACAGTATGTATTGGAATAAGCTGTGTTTAGCAGGACAAGGGACACACCATTATGAGACACGCAATAcattaattgttattttatgaAACACCACAAACATAATACGCTCAGACTTAAGTTTAagtttgaaatataattttagattaaaaaaaaaatgtttagttaaAATCACCTGTTGTACATTCTCTCCTTTGTAGAAATGTTGAATTAAATTCCCAGTCAGTCTTGATACATATGAATTAGACTTTTGCATCTTTTGCTTAATAACTTCTCCAAGCTGATGACGTGTTTCGCAGTCCACAGGTTCTTCTCTAACTGGCTCATTTGTTAGTCCgaaatgattaattttttttattacgacATCATCAGTTATTTTTGAATTCTCTGTTGTGGGAAATGCTACCAAGCCCGAGGACTTCGGTTTCATTACCAGATTTTGTGATGAAATATCTCTTAGATAGAGTGGAAGATATTCGCAATGATCAGATGCAAAATCCCATACACATCTGTTTCcgactatttttttgttttcaatattttagtatacgttatttgtttgaataaaaGAAGTTTAGTTTATTAGAAAAGTAATTAAAACCTACGATAGCAATAAAACACCACCCTGTTAACATTTTAATAAGTAAGTcgataataacaataatttaaagCTTATAGAACAAATGAGTGAATATTGCGGCAGAACCGAGACATTTTATtgcatatgcaaaaaaaaaaacaagaagaacaCTTGTTTGGTGTCTTTATTATTACGAttataatagctgcgttcctttggaaatatttatctactttttagtacttaaagctgctttgaactactttttcagtatagcaaagtagttcaaagtagttttaagtactaaaaagtagataaatctgtgtcaataagttaaaagagcttaagtcaatttttatcatttttcagtataagcaaatgaaatttgtggacatgatttttttgtactttttttgtgattacttttaaactgttgccgctagactaacaattttttttttaggatacaGGCTTGTTATACCCTTAATTtccatatgtatattttttcttgaaaacgttCGGGACGAccgttaaaattgaaaaaatatattactttGACTTAAGTATACAATTTGGCGGACATTTCAAGGAACAAAACAACTTATGTTACTTAAGATGTTTTGCAAAATTGGTTTTGgttcaaaatgcaaatttttaaaatggcttaagTCGACATAAGAACACAAATGGTTCACTCGACcacaagtttaaaatagcttatgTTGACCTAAGCGATGaatatatttgaattcaaattgtcataAAAGCTTATGTCACGACTTaagctgatttaaaaaaatgtattctttttaagatttggacgattttattttaacatataCATAAGCTATTAtgcaaatgcagtttttgtccaaaaagacttaagctactatgatttttttaaatttaatggtttATATATTGCGTAGAGAAATGAGACCCAGACTAAAACAAAGCTGAACAAAAGGTGAACAtgttaagcaaataaaatcgattttcacttatgtcgacataagctcttttaacttattaccacagaaatatttccaaaggaacgcagctaataggAAATacatgttcttaaaaaaaaaaattattaagaaaagctttaaaaaaacgACCGCACGGTCTTCTATATAGGGCAAGTTTTAGTTTCGAGTAATCAAAACCAATATTAAGAGAAGTTAGCAAATAAAATACAGGACTGATTCACAAGTACTGCTCTTatagtaaagttttttttttttaaattaaaatctttagagacatttatgaaaaaaattacctttttcaTTTCGGTAATATGCCAAGTTTAAGGGAATCAGTAGTTTGGTAGtttaatacatatgtaaaagcTGTGAAAAATTTAGGCTTGCTATTTAATCAAACTCTCACTTGGGACGATCACATCGCATGTGCTTTGGGGAAAACGTATGGGGCTCTTCGGGCTCTTTATGTTTCCTATAACTGTTTGTCCATACACAATAAAATTATCCTATAGTGAAAACTCTAGTATTTCCTGTACTTTTTATGGCAGAACGAACGAAAATTACTTGTAGCTTTCAACAACGTTGTCCGGTTCGTATATGACCTCCGAAGATTCGACCATGTTTCCCGATTCACTAGCACTATCTTCAATATGCCACTTAATGACAACCTTAAGAGTAAAATACTGATATTTTTATTCAACTTGATACAATCAGGTACACCTGAATATTTGTTCGAAAAACTCGTTTTCTCTCGATCGCAAAGAAGTAGGGTTCTTAAAACCCCGCCTTTTAAGTACACTGTTTCCAAACGACAATATTTCTTCTACGCTATTAGTCTGTAGAATGCTTTACCTGTTTAATTGAGAACAACTTGCAACTTGCAAAACTTTACAAAAACTTTGAATATGCTTTTAAAATGctgacaatttttaaatttaatgttttaatttataaaaaaaaaacactagttttagatttttcatttttaaaaaagttgtataAATATTTCATATAACCGCATTGTACTTagtatttctttaaaaactacAAATCAAATATGTAACTATACTAATgttttctgaataaataaatacaaatacaagTTCCAGGTCTCAAGCGAATTTCTTAAGTAGCTTGAGTTGCAGCTTAAGTtggagacagacagacagacagaattccGAGAACAACTTTTTGGAATTATCTTTATAACATCCTCGTTTCAAGAAAAAGCCTGTATTACcagtcaaattttatttaatttttgttgttgttggcaaCTCTATGTTTTTTAATCTGAATCCAACAAAATTTTTGGCGGAACATGAGTTTCCTACTCTCTTTTTCAGCtataagaaattgttttttttacaacgtttttacataaattaagattttaaaaagttttaaaaatttaattaaaaaatttttattgcaaataaaaaaattgcaataaaaacaatattgcaaataaaaaatttcgcattttaaaaaattttattgcgaATAGGTAGCTATAAATTTCTTCACTTGATCTTACATTAGCTATTTCAAATATCTAAGCTATTTGGGcttacaaaagttaattttcttATCTTTTTAGACAGAGAACAATTTCGtacagaaaaaacatttttgtatgtgtatttttaaaagttttccattatttaaaaatattatggaTGTAATTCAATTCTAAACTGTTGTTTCAATCCAAAGGGGAATGCTTATGCTTATGCCATTGATATGAAAGTTGGTAGGTAttggtaaaaattattttattcagaTATCAGAAATAACTTTTAGGTGCTGCACAAATTTTTCctcattaataataaataaataaataaattacatatttatgagtcgattttatttttttaagccctgatttttcaatcttcattTGGAATATGACATGAGAAAAAAAaccgaaattttttaaaagttatacgcacacattaatttattttttttttaaattaagttaaataaatCGGCTCCTTCTTTTACAATAAAacaatgattttgaaaaaaaaaacttttaaaacttaaagatattcttgtttaaaaaaagtacaGATCACTTTTATCACAGTCGTTGGAGCCATGTTTGAGAAagtttatttctaataaataaaagttatcaaaattgtatttatttgaaaatattaactaTTTTAGGGCTtaaaataacaattatttatttttaagtattaaaatataaagaattcTTATAATATAAATCTATTCTTGACAAAAAATGTAGGGCAAATTAGATAAACTAATCATTATTTTAAATCGGTTATTTAAACACCATTTGCCTAAATTTGATGCAAAACTTATCAGAGAAGATGAGTGCTtcttacttttcaaaaatatatatatttatcaaATCAATTACTGGTGGAGCGAAAACTTCTCAGTATTTTTGATAAGTTATTTAGTTGGAAGTGAAAAGTTGTTGGTGCAGTAAGAACACTTAACACTAAGTTTTCAGGCCAAGATCTGTATCTTAAGTAAGTGTATGTTTAAATGATCTTTCAACACATAAATAACGAAGTGGGTTGTCGCaggaaaaattaacaaatgc
This DNA window, taken from Episyrphus balteatus chromosome 2, idEpiBalt1.1, whole genome shotgun sequence, encodes the following:
- the LOC129909096 gene encoding choline transporter-like 2 isoform X3 is translated as MPGCCCSDSEEDENRAAEKSEYSEQITLLKYGERLQYDRKFKGPLSKRSCTDVFCLLIFVIFLAAWCYIGNYAIKNGDLNKLLVPTDSFNRKCGVDATVKDKKYLFFFNLEKCIDPLVPITGCPTPQVCVAECPTETFVWDNVKNKLSLDDLKKKLICQTEAYKMSINSIADAEKAIVSNRCARWYVKSKPLSKRCVPSDVEGINRLVHDIKLSPELTKITERMLNADLNGVGEKIVEDVISSWPTIFLVLVVTMAASLVFIALMRWVATPLVWLSILGVLIGLGFGVYFSIGQYNYWKDTSAVPNHSLNLSSAVKNIFQDAKVWLYASIILGIMFIVIFLLVIVLRSRIGIAVALVKEGSKAVSCVVATVFFPIFPWILCMCTIAISVIIGLFLASVGDPSFIVTRSGDSNEVCNCEGVAINYTRGAQCDPVLFQNNCFLQPSGLALFSGQNNPCVETGCFFEGIGNPKIVSYFQIYNFIGFLWLSFFISALGEMVLAATFATWYWTFHKSDVPYFVLTRAFGRTVRYHLGTVALGAFILTICRFIRVVLEYIDQKLKKFDNSVTRAIFCCMKCFFWCLENFLRFINKNAYIMCAIHGKNFCASAKDSFNLLMRNFLRVVAVDKVTDFLFFLSKLLLTGAAGVGTYYYLENRPSDPPLNYVAVPITIVVIATFLITSVFFGVYSMAVDTLFLCFLEDCERNDGSEEKPYFMSKQLMKILHKRNKMPKP
- the LOC129909096 gene encoding choline transporter-like 2 isoform X1, with the translated sequence MPGCCCSDSEEDENRAAEKSEYSEQITLLKYGERLQYDRKFKGPLSKRSCTDVFCLLIFVIFLAAWCYIGNYAIKNGDLNKLLVPTDSFNRKCGVDATVKDKKYLFFFNLEKCIDPLVPITGCPTPQVCVAECPTETFVWDNVKNKLSLDDLKKKLICQTEAYKMSINSIADAEKAIVSNRCARWYVKSKPFGNRCVWDFASDHCEYLPLYLRDISSQNLVMKPKSSGLVAFPTTENSKITDDVVIKKINHFGLTNEPVREEPVDCETRHQLGEVIKQKMQKSNSYVSRLTGNLIQHFYKGENVQQVGEKIVEDVISSWPTIFLVLVVTMAASLVFIALMRWVATPLVWLSILGVLIGLGFGVYFSIGQYNYWKDTSAVPNHSLNLSSAVKNIFQDAKVWLYASIILGIMFIVIFLLVIVLRSRIGIAVALVKEGSKAVSCVVATVFFPIFPWILCMCTIAISVIIGLFLASVGDPSFIVTRSGDSNEVCNCEGVAINYTRGAQCDPVLFQNNCFLQPSGLALFSGQNNPCVETGCFFEGIGNPKIVSYFQIYNFIGFLWLSFFISALGEMVLAATFATWYWTFHKSDVPYFVLTRAFGRTVRYHLGTVALGAFILTICRFIRVVLEYIDQKLKKFDNSVTRAIFCCMKCFFWCLENFLRFINKNAYIMCAIHGKNFCASAKDSFNLLMRNFLRVVAVDKVTDFLFFLSKLLLTGAAGVGTYYYLENRPSDPPLNYVAVPITIVVIATFLITSVFFGVYSMAVDTLFLCFLEDCERNDGSEEKPYFMSKQLMKILHKRNKMPKP
- the LOC129909096 gene encoding choline transporter-like 2 isoform X2; the protein is MVRHDDNESIYGERLQYDRKFKGPLSKRSCTDVFCLLIFVIFLAAWCYIGNYAIKNGDLNKLLVPTDSFNRKCGVDATVKDKKYLFFFNLEKCIDPLVPITGCPTPQVCVAECPTETFVWDNVKNKLSLDDLKKKLICQTEAYKMSINSIADAEKAIVSNRCARWYVKSKPFGNRCVWDFASDHCEYLPLYLRDISSQNLVMKPKSSGLVAFPTTENSKITDDVVIKKINHFGLTNEPVREEPVDCETRHQLGEVIKQKMQKSNSYVSRLTGNLIQHFYKGENVQQVGEKIVEDVISSWPTIFLVLVVTMAASLVFIALMRWVATPLVWLSILGVLIGLGFGVYFSIGQYNYWKDTSAVPNHSLNLSSAVKNIFQDAKVWLYASIILGIMFIVIFLLVIVLRSRIGIAVALVKEGSKAVSCVVATVFFPIFPWILCMCTIAISVIIGLFLASVGDPSFIVTRSGDSNEVCNCEGVAINYTRGAQCDPVLFQNNCFLQPSGLALFSGQNNPCVETGCFFEGIGNPKIVSYFQIYNFIGFLWLSFFISALGEMVLAATFATWYWTFHKSDVPYFVLTRAFGRTVRYHLGTVALGAFILTICRFIRVVLEYIDQKLKKFDNSVTRAIFCCMKCFFWCLENFLRFINKNAYIMCAIHGKNFCASAKDSFNLLMRNFLRVVAVDKVTDFLFFLSKLLLTGAAGVGTYYYLENRPSDPPLNYVAVPITIVVIATFLITSVFFGVYSMAVDTLFLCFLEDCERNDGSEEKPYFMSKQLMKILHKRNKMPKP